Genomic window (Melioribacteraceae bacterium):
ACATCCTCATCATCAACAAAAAAACGTGACCCGATCTTTTCTTTGAGATCAGAAACTTTACATACTTTCTTGAAACCCTCCGGTACAATGCTCAAATCATCTCCTCAAAAATTTCATCTAACATAAAAGATTTACCATTAGTTGTTACGGTTGCCATTATTATTTCGGGATCATGCTCAAAAAATAATTTCCATTTTTCATCAACAGCTTGTGGTAATATTTTTTTCTTTTCCGAAATTGTTACAAGTGGTTCCAAATCGTAACCCATTACATAGGGAATTGGAATATGCGAACTTGTTGGAAATAAATCACCGCAGTAGAGAAGAGTGTCTGATTGATCTGAAATTTTAATCATCTGCTGTGAAAATGTATGACCGTTAACCGGAATAAATTTAATAAAGTCATCAAATTCTTTTTCTCCCTCAATGAAAGTAAGAATCCCATTTTCGGCAAGCGGCAAATAACGGTTATCAATAAAACTAGCGCGGTCCTTTTCAGACGGATTCATAGCCCACTCAAAATGTTTTTTTTGAACATGATATTTTGCGTTTGGGAAACAAGGAATCCATTTACCACTTTCAAATTTTGTTGAACCTCCGGTATGATCAAAATGAAGATGTGTTAAAAATACATCTGTTATTTCATCTTCTTTGATATTTAAATTCATCAGAGAATTGGAAAGTGTATTAGAGGAATTATCAACTCGGTAGATATTATTAAATTTTTCATCCCAGTTGAGTCCGAATCCTGTATCAATTAATATTTTCTTTGATTCACTTTGGAGTAGAAGTACTTTAGCCCCAAGAGTAATGCGGTTCTGGTCATCCGGCGGGTTAATTCTGCTCCACATTATTTTAGGAATAATCCCGAACATTGCTCCCCCATCCAAAGCAAAGGTACCGGTATGAAGCACCTTTATTTCATATTTTCCGATTTTCATAGTTATAATAAATAGTTATTTTGAAAGTAAATTTACATTATATTCGATTAATTTATAATAAGAGTAACAGAATGAAAAGAATAACCGTTCAATTGGGTTTAATGATCTTATTTGCATTGGTACTTTTATCCTGCAAAAGCGGTGATACAACCGGATTAAATGCTAATCAAGAAATTAAAAGTATGACCTTTAATATTAGGTATGGAAGCGCAGATGATGGGTCTAACAGCTGGCAATTCAGAAAAAATTACGTCTTTGAAACTGTTAGAAATAATTCGCCCGAAATACTTGGTGTACAGGAAGCACTTAAATTTCAGATTGATGAACTTCTTGAAAATTTACCAGAATATAATTTTGTTGGAGTAGGCAGAGATGATGGAATTGAGAAAGGTGAATTTTCTGCCATTTTATTTAATAAACAAAGATTTATTGTGGACAGCTCCGGTACATTCTGGTTTTCCGATACACCCAAAATACCTGGCTCCAAAACATGGGGAAATAATTTTACTCGAATCTGTTCATGGGCTGTTCTGTTCGACAAGTTTTTTCAAAAAAAATTACTGGTATGTAATCTCCATTTAGACCATGAGTCCCAAATTTCCCGTGAGAAAAGTAGCGTTCAACTTGTGAAATTTACAAAAGATTTTGTTGGTAGAATTCCGGTTTTAGTTATGGGGGATTTCAACTGCGGCTACAATAATGAAACTATAAAGACGCTCCTTAATAATGGTTTTATTGATACTTATAGAAAGCTGAATGAAATTTCACCTAATGAAGGTACTTTCAATGGTTTCGAGGGAACTGATACAGGTGAAAAAATTGATTTTATTTTTTCAAATAGATTTTTTGAAACAAAATCTGCAACCATTGTGAAAAAATCATTTAGTGGTATGTATCCCTCAGATCATTTTCCGGTTACTGCCAAAGTAGAATACACAAAATAAAATAGGCCGACTCTACATCGACCTATAATTTCGAATAACATAATAACTGAATTCTTTAGTTTCAGCTTCGCACTCATTTTCTTATGGAAAGTTGGTTACTAAGAATTATCTTCCTAAACCATCCAGATAATCTTTACGCTGTAATAATGTATCTTTATCCTCAACGTGTTTTGGATCTGGGACACAGCAATCAACAGGACAAACAGCCGCACATTGGGGTTCATCATGAAAACCAACGCATTCCGTACATTTATCCGGAACAATATAGAAAAAATCGCTTGAGTAGAAACCGGTTGCACCCGAAGGAGCTGCATCATCGGCGCCATAAGTTTTATCAGCAAGTTTCCAGTCTGCTCCACCTTCATATATTGCAGTATTCGGACATTCTGGTTCGCATGCACCACAATTAATGCATTCATCTGTTATCATTATCGCCATTGGTTTACTCCTGAATTAGTGAAAATTTATGTTAATTAATTTTGGGAATCTTTTTCCAGTATTTTTCGATATTATCATCAAACTCTTTTTTGGTCAACGAAACTATTAATTTGTCGACATCCGAAATCAATGCAGTTAAGTTCACTTCATTAAATTTTTCGGGATAACCTATCAATTTTAATTTAGCTTTTTTCAATTGATTTAAAGAACCGGTCAAATTTCCGCTTATTAAATGAAAACAAGCAACCGAAACTTGAACTAATCCTTGAAAAAAAAGTTTTTCTTCTTTCTCTGATTCAATCCAAATATCTTCAAAAAAATCGTGAGCGTCAAAAAAATTGCCGCTGTTAAATAACTCTATTCCTAATGATATATTCTTCAAAAACTTGTGAAATAATAATAAAAGACATTAATAACGTCAAGATAAAAGTACTTGTATGCCATTTTTACCAGCTTCCCGAAGAACCACCGCCGCCGAACGAACCACCTCCACCGGAAAAACCGCCTCCAAATCCACCTCCACCGCCAAAACCGCCACCCCAAGAACTCCTTCCACCACCTCTTGAACCTGTCATTGAGCTCAAAATTAACCAGGGGAGCACATTTCCGAGACCCCCGCCACCCCCTTTACCTT
Coding sequences:
- a CDS encoding MBL fold metallo-hydrolase, with translation MKIGKYEIKVLHTGTFALDGGAMFGIIPKIMWSRINPPDDQNRITLGAKVLLLQSESKKILIDTGFGLNWDEKFNNIYRVDNSSNTLSNSLMNLNIKEDEITDVFLTHLHFDHTGGSTKFESGKWIPCFPNAKYHVQKKHFEWAMNPSEKDRASFIDNRYLPLAENGILTFIEGEKEFDDFIKFIPVNGHTFSQQMIKISDQSDTLLYCGDLFPTSSHIPIPYVMGYDLEPLVTISEKKKILPQAVDEKWKLFFEHDPEIIMATVTTNGKSFMLDEIFEEMI
- a CDS encoding endonuclease/exonuclease/phosphatase family protein; this translates as MKRITVQLGLMILFALVLLSCKSGDTTGLNANQEIKSMTFNIRYGSADDGSNSWQFRKNYVFETVRNNSPEILGVQEALKFQIDELLENLPEYNFVGVGRDDGIEKGEFSAILFNKQRFIVDSSGTFWFSDTPKIPGSKTWGNNFTRICSWAVLFDKFFQKKLLVCNLHLDHESQISREKSSVQLVKFTKDFVGRIPVLVMGDFNCGYNNETIKTLLNNGFIDTYRKLNEISPNEGTFNGFEGTDTGEKIDFIFSNRFFETKSATIVKKSFSGMYPSDHFPVTAKVEYTK
- a CDS encoding 4Fe-4S dicluster domain-containing protein: MAIMITDECINCGACEPECPNTAIYEGGADWKLADKTYGADDAAPSGATGFYSSDFFYIVPDKCTECVGFHDEPQCAAVCPVDCCVPDPKHVEDKDTLLQRKDYLDGLGR
- a CDS encoding DUF309 domain-containing protein; amino-acid sequence: MKNISLGIELFNSGNFFDAHDFFEDIWIESEKEEKLFFQGLVQVSVACFHLISGNLTGSLNQLKKAKLKLIGYPEKFNEVNLTALISDVDKLIVSLTKKEFDDNIEKYWKKIPKIN